One part of the Thiothrix nivea DSM 5205 genome encodes these proteins:
- a CDS encoding ribokinase → MDVFVLGSYINANSLRVGQLPKTGESVQASEFWAEHGGKGLNLAVGMHRLGLQAHTLLAIGNDAAGAALLDLLHAEGMDTSLVLTLPDASGFGVGLVAEDGSNIIAIYPGANAKLDGSHVKAASPMLTSCQLVCAQFEIPDAPIREAFQQARQQDITTLLNPSPWRTPDPEMLALTDILVLNETEAAACFGLADAEALSIIQWLRLLPTLAWRGRLLVVTLAGRGCVVRQGETAMHEPAWTVTVTDPTGAGDAFTAGLAYALGQNTPLNAALRFANACGAIVASQAGVLSALPALTHVQAFMQGQACADSSAR, encoded by the coding sequence ATGGACGTATTCGTACTGGGCAGTTACATCAATGCCAACAGTTTGCGTGTCGGGCAGTTGCCCAAAACCGGTGAATCCGTGCAAGCCAGCGAATTTTGGGCGGAACACGGCGGCAAAGGGCTGAACCTGGCCGTGGGGATGCACCGTCTTGGCTTGCAGGCACATACACTACTGGCAATAGGCAATGATGCAGCCGGAGCCGCATTGCTGGACTTGCTGCACGCTGAAGGCATGGATACCAGCCTGGTACTTACCCTGCCCGACGCTTCTGGTTTTGGTGTCGGTTTGGTCGCTGAAGATGGCAGCAATATCATCGCCATATACCCTGGTGCGAATGCCAAACTGGATGGCTCCCATGTGAAAGCGGCCAGCCCCATGCTGACTTCCTGCCAACTGGTTTGCGCCCAGTTCGAGATTCCTGATGCGCCGATACGGGAAGCCTTCCAGCAAGCTCGACAACAAGACATTACAACCCTGTTGAACCCATCCCCCTGGCGTACTCCTGACCCGGAAATGTTGGCGCTGACTGACATTCTGGTTCTCAATGAAACTGAAGCAGCCGCTTGCTTTGGTCTTGCCGATGCAGAGGCTTTATCAATCATCCAATGGCTGCGTTTACTGCCAACATTGGCATGGCGGGGGCGTTTGCTGGTGGTGACACTGGCCGGACGCGGCTGTGTTGTCAGGCAGGGGGAAACAGCCATGCATGAACCTGCCTGGACGGTGACAGTAACCGACCCCACCGGCGCGGGCGATGCCTTCACTGCTGGGTTGGCTTACGCCCTGGGGCAAAATACGCCGCTAAATGCAGCACTGCGCTTTGCCAATGCCTGCGGGGCGATAGTCGCAAGTCAGGCAGGGGTATTATCTGCCTTGCCAGCACTGACCCATGTACAGGCATTCATGCAGGGGCAGGCGTGCGCGGATTCATCTGCAAGGTAA
- a CDS encoding RICIN domain-containing protein, giving the protein MKPLLFTSLFLVLVGTGLTTTANAEPASDGTFYIKAKHSGKCVHQHGQINDNGGNVTQWDCVNQDNVKLERIPTGSGYFLLRFKHSGKCVTVENDSLDRDANIIQWDCNYDGPRNQTWHMVKASNSPTDPYVQIQSGNGACLHQHGATNGNGDNITQWDCINQPNVLWKFTPAPN; this is encoded by the coding sequence ATGAAACCATTATTATTTACTTCACTGTTTTTGGTACTTGTTGGTACGGGCTTAACCACTACAGCAAATGCCGAACCTGCCTCAGATGGCACGTTCTACATCAAAGCCAAGCATAGCGGAAAATGTGTTCACCAACACGGACAGATCAACGACAATGGCGGCAATGTTACCCAATGGGATTGCGTCAACCAGGACAATGTCAAGCTGGAGCGAATCCCAACCGGCAGCGGCTATTTTCTACTCCGTTTCAAACACAGCGGGAAATGTGTCACGGTCGAAAACGACAGCCTGGATCGTGACGCCAATATCATCCAGTGGGACTGCAATTATGACGGCCCGCGCAACCAGACCTGGCACATGGTTAAAGCCAGCAATAGCCCAACTGATCCTTACGTGCAAATTCAATCCGGTAACGGAGCCTGCCTGCATCAGCATGGTGCCACCAACGGTAATGGCGACAACATTACCCAATGGGATTGTATTAACCAGCCCAACGTATTGTGGAAATTTACCCCGGCACCGAACTGA
- a CDS encoding OmpA family protein → MNRRTVLPILSLLLAVSNNGVAATTPPTIPLCPGLHIVTAINQSSGDYESIKRIMAVDEAGVTLHYSSEHEVNDPFSDKPPELVSTNVTRRVLRADQQKAGYYLAVFDPKLPKTVPNSTAISLTHDNFTRLKSTGKADVSIVTTLNYSTTPENVLDPDSPYRWWFAPSVYALELSDKAPVPFPVLLNGKPAELPALHINGLFGEEKAEFFVLDDPDNPLILKFRLGFGTDEALKAKFANDPVMTKMLEELAATAPAPSERDRLQVTQITFDCHRSDDLPMASDTGKPLEISGEFDTDTEHFPTGSGGVANGNGSGSGSGNGGGGTGAGSLGDGMGSLNLGTGAGTGNGAGNGNQTAELEKALQAGEKVDIYDIFFSFNSAKLRPESDETLQRIATLLDKHPDWKLSVGGHTDSIASDSFNLDLSNRRAAAVKTALVERYKIAENRLGTQGYGEGSPRDTNDTLEGRARNRRVELARQ, encoded by the coding sequence ATGAATAGGCGAACTGTACTTCCAATACTCTCGTTATTGCTCGCCGTCAGCAATAATGGTGTGGCAGCAACTACCCCACCTACTATTCCCCTTTGCCCCGGTTTACACATAGTCACTGCTATCAACCAAAGCAGCGGTGATTACGAATCCATCAAGCGCATTATGGCTGTGGATGAAGCCGGTGTTACCCTGCATTATTCCAGTGAACATGAGGTCAATGACCCCTTCAGCGACAAACCGCCGGAACTGGTCAGTACCAACGTGACCCGCCGGGTATTGCGCGCAGACCAGCAAAAAGCGGGCTATTATCTCGCGGTTTTTGACCCCAAATTGCCGAAAACCGTGCCGAACAGCACCGCCATCAGCCTGACCCACGACAATTTCACCCGGCTGAAAAGCACGGGCAAAGCAGACGTTTCCATCGTTACCACGCTCAACTACAGTACCACGCCGGAAAACGTGCTTGACCCTGATTCGCCCTATCGCTGGTGGTTTGCGCCTTCGGTGTACGCGCTGGAATTGTCCGATAAGGCCCCTGTCCCATTCCCCGTCTTGCTGAATGGCAAACCGGCGGAATTGCCTGCACTGCACATCAACGGCTTGTTTGGGGAAGAAAAAGCCGAGTTCTTTGTGCTGGATGACCCTGACAACCCACTGATACTGAAATTCCGCCTGGGTTTTGGCACAGATGAAGCCTTGAAAGCCAAGTTTGCCAATGACCCGGTGATGACCAAAATGCTGGAAGAACTGGCCGCTACAGCGCCCGCACCGTCAGAACGGGATCGCTTGCAGGTGACACAGATTACCTTTGATTGCCACCGCAGCGATGACTTGCCAATGGCAAGCGATACGGGCAAACCACTGGAAATATCCGGCGAATTTGATACCGATACCGAACATTTCCCGACCGGTAGTGGTGGTGTAGCCAATGGCAACGGATCAGGTTCGGGCAGTGGCAACGGTGGTGGCGGTACGGGTGCTGGTTCGCTGGGCGACGGCATGGGTAGTCTGAACCTTGGTACAGGTGCGGGTACGGGTAACGGTGCAGGGAATGGCAACCAAACGGCTGAACTGGAAAAAGCCCTGCAAGCGGGTGAAAAGGTCGACATCTACGACATCTTTTTCAGTTTCAACAGTGCCAAGTTGCGCCCCGAGTCCGATGAAACCCTGCAACGTATTGCTACCCTGTTGGACAAACACCCCGACTGGAAACTGTCTGTCGGCGGGCATACCGACAGCATCGCCAGCGACAGCTTCAACCTTGACCTTTCCAACCGGCGTGCTGCCGCTGTCAAAACAGCCCTGGTGGAACGCTACAAGATTGCAGAAAACCGTCTAGGTACGCAGGGTTACGGCGAAGGTAGCCCGCGTGACACCAATGACACCCTCGAAGGCCGCGCCCGCAACCGCCGGGTCGAGCTGGCGCGGCAGTGA
- a CDS encoding group II truncated hemoglobin yields the protein MELPIASHYNMLGGEAGIHRLVDRFYDLMDELPEAWELRKIHPQDLQGSRDKLFKFLSGWLGGPGLYEAEYGHPRLRMRHMPFPVDSQMRDQWLLCINMALDEQVQDNLLKNQLKSAFSNVADHMRNRQG from the coding sequence ATGGAATTACCGATCGCAAGCCATTACAACATGCTGGGTGGGGAGGCGGGCATTCACCGCTTGGTCGACCGTTTCTACGACCTGATGGACGAGCTGCCGGAAGCCTGGGAGCTGCGCAAAATACACCCGCAGGATTTGCAGGGTTCCCGCGACAAACTGTTCAAGTTCCTGTCCGGCTGGCTGGGTGGGCCGGGCTTGTATGAAGCGGAATACGGCCACCCGCGTTTGCGGATGCGGCATATGCCCTTTCCGGTTGATAGCCAGATGCGTGACCAATGGTTGCTGTGTATTAATATGGCACTGGATGAGCAGGTGCAGGATAATTTGCTAAAAAACCAGTTAAAATCGGCGTTTTCCAATGTGGCTGATCATATGCGTAACCGCCAGGGTTAG
- a CDS encoding outer membrane beta-barrel protein — MSKYWYLAGTSILLASSLAYGGSAYAPYVGASVGYNTAVSESNLSAACGVGTSTCQDLGDTEDAWRVYAGYPITDKFAAELGYTDLVYTARLEEQANGIGVLRGEQKTKGVTLGLTAKQPVTQQVDVYGKLGAYVWDSKANTSLGSADDSGTSPTVGLGVAYNVNEQWGVNAGWDRYFDLGTQARLIDGGKVGTVDEDIDTFSVGLNYNF, encoded by the coding sequence ATGAGTAAATATTGGTACTTGGCAGGAACGTCAATTTTGTTGGCAAGCAGCCTGGCTTATGGCGGAAGCGCTTATGCCCCGTATGTTGGTGCAAGTGTCGGCTACAATACGGCGGTTTCCGAATCGAACCTGAGTGCAGCCTGTGGGGTCGGGACTTCCACCTGTCAGGATCTGGGTGATACCGAGGATGCCTGGCGGGTTTACGCGGGTTACCCCATCACTGACAAATTTGCGGCGGAACTGGGTTACACCGACCTGGTATACACGGCGCGTCTGGAGGAGCAAGCCAATGGCATCGGCGTCTTGCGCGGTGAACAGAAAACCAAAGGGGTCACCCTTGGCCTGACCGCGAAGCAGCCCGTTACCCAACAGGTGGATGTTTACGGCAAGCTGGGCGCATATGTGTGGGATAGCAAAGCCAACACCTCGCTGGGTAGTGCGGATGATTCCGGCACTTCCCCCACCGTGGGCTTGGGGGTCGCGTACAATGTCAATGAACAGTGGGGCGTGAATGCCGGTTGGGATCGTTATTTCGACCTGGGAACCCAGGCCAGGCTGATTGACGGCGGTAAGGTTGGCACGGTTGATGAGGACATCGACACTTTCAGCGTCGGCCTGAACTATAATTTCTGA
- a CDS encoding lysophospholipid acyltransferase family protein, with protein MNALYKLWLGTRATVFWVGFALSTLLAGLLTPLAWLFPLKYRYPATTLWNRFNLWWLKVTCGVNYQVWGRENIPTDSAFIIMSNHQSTWETFALTHIFPQHLSWVLKRELLKIPFFGWGLRLIKPIAIDRGAGRAAVKQLSHQGKALLEEGISIVIFPEGTRVKPGESLPYKIGGAILASHSGFPVVPVAHNAGASWPRHAWIKQPGIITVSIGPAFSSKGLKADAINQRVQDWIEAEKSRLPPVSPQPGN; from the coding sequence ATGAATGCACTCTACAAGCTCTGGCTGGGCACGCGCGCCACTGTATTCTGGGTCGGCTTCGCCCTCAGCACCCTGCTGGCTGGCCTGTTGACGCCGCTGGCATGGCTGTTTCCGCTCAAATACCGCTACCCCGCCACCACCTTGTGGAACCGTTTCAACCTGTGGTGGCTGAAAGTGACCTGCGGGGTAAACTATCAGGTGTGGGGGCGGGAAAACATCCCCACCGACAGCGCTTTCATCATTATGTCCAACCACCAGTCGACCTGGGAAACCTTTGCCCTGACCCATATTTTCCCGCAACACCTGAGCTGGGTGCTGAAGCGGGAGTTGCTGAAAATTCCTTTCTTCGGCTGGGGGTTGCGCCTGATCAAACCCATCGCCATTGACCGAGGGGCTGGCCGTGCCGCCGTCAAGCAGCTTTCCCACCAGGGCAAAGCATTGCTGGAAGAAGGCATCAGCATCGTGATTTTTCCGGAAGGCACACGGGTCAAACCCGGTGAAAGTTTGCCCTATAAAATCGGTGGAGCCATCCTCGCCTCCCATTCCGGCTTTCCGGTTGTGCCGGTCGCACATAATGCGGGCGCAAGCTGGCCCCGTCACGCCTGGATCAAGCAGCCGGGCATCATCACCGTCAGCATCGGTCCGGCTTTCAGCAGCAAAGGGCTGAAAGCCGACGCCATTAACCAGCGAGTCCAGGACTGGATCGAAGCGGAGAAATCGCGCCTGCCACCAGTTTCTCCCCAGCCGGGGAATTAA
- the gmhB gene encoding D-glycero-beta-D-manno-heptose 1,7-bisphosphate 7-phosphatase, with the protein MKLIILDRDGVINEDSDHFIKSAAEWVPIPGSIEAMAHLNKAGYTLAVATNQSGIARGLYDLATLDAMHAKLRRLLTEHDGEVAYIAYCPHLGDEQCNCRKPKPGMLHEIAAYVGADLTQATVVGDSLRDWQAAAAAGANYVQVRTGKGERTLAGGQLPADIPVFDNLSDYAHSLTGTPTA; encoded by the coding sequence ATGAAGCTGATCATTCTCGACCGTGACGGCGTGATCAACGAAGACTCAGACCATTTCATCAAGTCGGCAGCGGAATGGGTTCCCATACCCGGCAGTATTGAGGCCATGGCGCACCTTAACAAGGCAGGTTACACGCTGGCCGTCGCCACCAACCAGTCCGGCATTGCCCGTGGTTTGTACGATCTGGCGACCCTCGATGCGATGCACGCCAAATTGCGCAGGTTGCTGACGGAACACGACGGCGAAGTCGCCTATATCGCTTACTGCCCGCATCTGGGTGATGAGCAGTGCAATTGCCGCAAACCCAAACCGGGCATGTTGCATGAGATAGCGGCGTATGTCGGCGCCGACCTGACGCAAGCCACCGTTGTCGGCGATTCCTTGCGCGACTGGCAGGCCGCCGCCGCCGCCGGGGCAAACTATGTGCAAGTACGCACCGGCAAGGGCGAACGCACCCTGGCAGGCGGCCAGTTACCCGCCGATATACCTGTGTTCGATAATCTGTCAGACTATGCCCATTCGCTTACCGGAACCCCAACTGCATGA
- the rdgB gene encoding RdgB/HAM1 family non-canonical purine NTP pyrophosphatase, producing MSKKIVLASGNAGKLREFNAMMADLGIEFVRQSEFGVADAEETGLTFVENALLKARNAAQATGMPAMADDSGIVVDALGGAPGLYSARYSGAGDDANNTKLLEDMKDVPDSQRSARFYCCIVYLRHAEDQLPIIAEASWEGSIMHALSGANGFGYDPLFFVPTHGCSSAELPPEEKNRISHRGQALRKLHQLLEQE from the coding sequence ATGAGCAAGAAAATTGTCCTGGCATCCGGCAACGCCGGGAAATTACGTGAATTCAACGCCATGATGGCCGACCTTGGCATCGAATTCGTGCGCCAAAGCGAATTCGGCGTAGCGGATGCGGAAGAAACCGGCCTGACCTTCGTCGAAAACGCCCTGCTCAAAGCACGCAACGCCGCCCAAGCCACCGGAATGCCCGCGATGGCAGACGATTCCGGCATCGTGGTGGACGCCCTTGGCGGCGCGCCGGGGCTGTATTCCGCCCGCTATTCCGGCGCTGGCGATGACGCCAACAACACCAAGTTGCTAGAGGACATGAAAGACGTACCCGACAGCCAGCGTAGCGCGCGTTTCTACTGCTGCATCGTGTACCTGCGCCACGCCGAAGACCAGTTGCCGATCATCGCTGAAGCCAGCTGGGAAGGCAGCATCATGCACGCCCTCAGCGGCGCAAATGGCTTTGGTTACGACCCGCTGTTTTTCGTGCCAACCCACGGCTGCTCCTCCGCCGAACTGCCGCCGGAAGAAAAAAACCGCATCAGCCATCGCGGCCAGGCGCTGCGCAAACTGCATCAGTTGCTGGAACAGGAATAG
- the rph gene encoding ribonuclease PH → MRPSERAPDQMRTIKFTRNYTCHAEGSVLVEFGNTKVLCTATVEDRLPGWLKGKGQGWVTAEYGMLPRSTGSRTAREASRGKQGGRTMEIQRLIGRSLRAIVDLEALGEFQITLDCDVIQADGGTRTASISGSYVALCDAITWLQKNRRLKKNPLHGQIASVSVGIFNGVPVLDLDYAEDSSAETDMNVVMNEAGQFIELQGTAEGHAFRRDELDTMLALAEKGIREIMRAQQEVLGT, encoded by the coding sequence ATGAGGCCAAGCGAACGCGCACCCGACCAAATGAGGACAATTAAATTCACCCGTAATTACACCTGCCACGCGGAAGGTTCCGTGCTGGTGGAATTCGGCAACACCAAGGTGCTGTGTACCGCCACTGTCGAAGACCGCCTACCCGGCTGGCTGAAAGGCAAAGGGCAAGGCTGGGTGACTGCCGAATACGGCATGTTGCCGCGCTCCACCGGTTCCCGCACTGCCCGCGAAGCCTCCAGAGGCAAACAGGGTGGCCGCACCATGGAAATCCAGCGCCTGATCGGGCGTTCCCTGCGCGCCATCGTCGACCTCGAAGCCCTGGGCGAATTCCAGATCACTCTCGACTGCGACGTCATTCAGGCTGACGGCGGAACCCGCACTGCCTCCATCAGCGGCAGCTACGTGGCACTGTGCGACGCGATTACCTGGCTGCAAAAAAACCGCCGCCTGAAGAAAAACCCGTTGCACGGCCAGATTGCCTCCGTCTCCGTCGGCATTTTCAACGGCGTACCGGTACTGGATCTGGACTACGCGGAAGATTCCAGCGCCGAAACTGACATGAACGTGGTCATGAATGAGGCAGGCCAGTTCATCGAACTGCAAGGCACTGCCGAAGGCCACGCCTTCCGCCGCGATGAGCTGGACACCATGCTGGCACTGGCGGAAAAAGGCATCCGTGAAATCATGCGTGCGCAACAAGAGGTACTGGGAACATGA
- a CDS encoding hybrid sensor histidine kinase/response regulator: MAVMLLPRFMLALSCLFFWLLPGILLAQPLILTDSREQVSTIPDLMMFPDTSGQLGIEQVSSPEFAGRFQATTWDQHSQLIHEATTPHVWWMRLDIQQSGNTGWYLVSDTPMLAHMDAYIVDPANQSIRFAGNMRKENSWQRLPTLQLPPVQTASSYQIYLRSSSRSSIWKHIPFQLMSADALNQQTAHDYLVYGGIIMGLLALASYNLFLFVSLRDRSYLTLVAFLLSLVLVLQRIYNVIPWLSFISNPDLPWFTGSVNLLLLSCIQFWRQLLGTKNLIPTLDRIFTPLSLLILGMTAVIPWLPEAELWSFVLIVVVTLFGSTAGGVAAYRGSRMILSVAPGTIVFVGCAMPITLWRLGLFEYADPALLNDIFALGTLATGILLSLTLAEHTRQIRIRAEQAAIENRVKDEFLTTMSHELRTPVNSVVVTAELLKQSQLPVREQEYVSRLETVSRHMLELINNILDLARLQVTTITLHNEVFHLPTLLNRLQQMLQTSATAKNLTLRLHSAAIPDLYLKGDPQRLSQVLLNLLGNAIKFTDQGSIDLYVREAGSTDNGDIRLHFEVADTGIGIAPEDQSRLFQPFNQIDNQRTRRHGGFGLGLAISRKLVEAMGGKLEMDSVAGEGSRFFFTLTFPLQTNSPTEACPASDSSEESSAKLAPATAIANKHILLVDDDEMNRFFGRELLNRLNATTTAVDSGAEAIHQLEQHTFDLIFMDVSMPEMDGYETTRKIRTDPRFAKLPIIALTAHAITGEKERCLDAGMNDYLTKPFALVDMQTLLLRWLKTDTRP, translated from the coding sequence ATGGCAGTTATGCTGTTACCCCGATTCATGCTGGCCTTGTCCTGTCTATTCTTCTGGCTTTTGCCGGGTATCCTGCTTGCGCAACCGTTAATCCTGACGGATAGCCGGGAACAGGTATCCACAATCCCCGATCTTATGATGTTTCCTGACACCTCCGGCCAACTCGGCATTGAGCAGGTCAGTTCGCCTGAATTCGCCGGGCGATTTCAAGCAACAACGTGGGATCAGCACAGCCAGTTAATCCATGAGGCTACCACCCCCCATGTATGGTGGATGCGGCTGGATATCCAGCAATCAGGCAACACTGGCTGGTATCTTGTATCTGACACACCCATGCTTGCCCACATGGATGCCTACATTGTGGATCCAGCAAACCAGAGTATCCGGTTCGCGGGCAACATGCGTAAAGAAAATAGCTGGCAACGGCTGCCAACCCTCCAATTGCCACCGGTACAAACCGCAAGTTCCTACCAGATTTACCTGCGTAGCAGCAGCCGGAGCAGTATATGGAAACATATACCGTTTCAGCTAATGTCCGCTGATGCCCTGAACCAGCAGACAGCACATGACTACCTGGTTTACGGCGGGATTATCATGGGGTTGCTGGCGCTCGCCAGCTATAACCTGTTCCTGTTTGTCAGTCTGCGTGATCGCAGCTATCTGACTCTGGTCGCGTTTCTGCTAAGCCTGGTGCTGGTTTTACAGCGTATTTACAACGTCATCCCCTGGCTATCGTTTATCAGTAATCCTGATTTGCCCTGGTTTACCGGTTCCGTCAACCTGCTGCTGCTCAGTTGCATACAATTCTGGCGGCAACTGCTGGGCACGAAAAACCTGATACCAACCTTGGACAGGATATTCACCCCCCTGTCATTACTCATCCTCGGCATGACAGCCGTCATCCCGTGGCTACCTGAAGCCGAACTCTGGAGTTTCGTCCTGATCGTAGTGGTGACATTATTTGGCAGCACTGCTGGCGGAGTTGCTGCTTACCGGGGTTCTCGCATGATACTTAGTGTTGCCCCCGGAACCATCGTCTTTGTCGGTTGCGCAATGCCGATAACCTTATGGCGACTGGGTCTGTTTGAATATGCTGACCCGGCATTACTCAATGACATTTTTGCCCTCGGTACGCTGGCTACCGGAATTCTTTTGTCATTGACACTGGCCGAACATACCCGACAGATACGCATCAGGGCGGAGCAGGCAGCAATAGAAAACCGGGTCAAGGATGAGTTCCTCACCACCATGAGTCACGAACTGCGCACCCCGGTGAACTCGGTGGTGGTCACGGCAGAGTTGCTGAAGCAAAGCCAGCTCCCGGTGCGGGAACAGGAGTATGTATCCCGCCTGGAAACCGTATCCCGTCACATGCTGGAGTTAATCAACAACATTCTCGACCTGGCACGCCTACAGGTAACAACAATCACCCTTCACAACGAAGTTTTCCACCTACCCACCCTGTTGAACCGTCTGCAACAAATGCTGCAAACAAGCGCTACCGCAAAAAATCTGACATTGCGATTACACTCAGCAGCAATCCCAGACCTGTATCTGAAGGGTGACCCGCAGCGCCTTTCCCAGGTGCTGCTTAACCTGCTGGGCAATGCCATCAAGTTCACAGATCAGGGCTCAATCGATCTGTATGTACGGGAAGCAGGGAGCACGGATAACGGCGACATCCGCCTGCATTTCGAGGTAGCCGACACCGGCATAGGCATTGCGCCGGAAGACCAAAGCCGTTTATTCCAACCTTTCAACCAGATCGACAACCAGCGTACCCGTCGCCATGGCGGTTTCGGGCTGGGGCTGGCCATCAGCCGCAAGCTGGTAGAGGCGATGGGTGGCAAACTGGAAATGGACAGCGTAGCTGGTGAAGGCAGCCGGTTCTTTTTCACATTAACGTTTCCGTTACAGACGAACTCTCCCACAGAAGCTTGCCCTGCAAGCGATTCCTCAGAAGAATCGTCAGCAAAGCTGGCTCCTGCAACAGCCATCGCTAACAAACACATTCTCCTCGTTGACGATGACGAAATGAACCGCTTTTTCGGACGCGAATTACTGAATAGGCTAAATGCCACAACCACTGCCGTCGATAGCGGCGCAGAAGCCATCCACCAATTAGAGCAACACACTTTCGACCTGATATTCATGGATGTGAGCATGCCGGAAATGGATGGCTACGAAACCACCCGTAAAATCCGCACTGACCCTCGCTTCGCCAAACTGCCCATTATTGCGCTGACAGCCCACGCCATTACAGGGGAAAAAGAACGTTGTCTCGACGCCGGGATGAACGATTATCTCACCAAGCCTTTCGCCCTCGTAGACATGCAAACCCTGCTATTGCGCTGGCTCAAAACCGATACCCGACCGTGA